A section of the Myxocyprinus asiaticus isolate MX2 ecotype Aquarium Trade chromosome 22, UBuf_Myxa_2, whole genome shotgun sequence genome encodes:
- the LOC127412734 gene encoding eukaryotic translation initiation factor 4E-binding protein 3-like → MSANKQQSKSCPIPTRVLHLKDWSQLPDCYSQTPGGTLFSTTPGGTRIIYDRKFLLDCRNSPIARTPPCCLPQIPGVTIPSHHPMSKLQELKEELEEDKDLAADDNQFEMDI, encoded by the exons ATGTCTGCCAACAAGCAGCAGAGCAAGAGCTGTCCCATTCCCACGCGTGTCCTGCACCTCAAAGACTGGTCTCAACTCCCAGACTGCTACAGTCAGACTCCTGGAGGAACACTTTTCTCCACCACACCAGGAG GAACCCGGATTATTTACGACAGAAAGTTCCTCCTCGACTGTAGAAACTCCCCCATCGCCCGGACCCCACCCTGCTGTCTGCCTCAGATTCCTGGGGTGACCATTCCTTCACACCATCCCATGTCCAAACTGCAGGAACTCAAAGAGGAGTTGGAGGAGGATAAGGATCTGGCAg ctGATGATAACCAGTTTGAGATGGACATTTGA
- the LOC127412726 gene encoding heterogeneous nuclear ribonucleoprotein A/B-like isoform X1 — MSDAEQQYMETSENGHEGEEDLNEAGEAAAHAEAGADGTAGNDEDSQNGASDGGQIDASKGEEDAGKMFVGGLSWDTSKKDLKDYFSKFGEVTDCTIKMDPNTGRSRGFGFILFKESASVDKVLAQKEHRLDGRQIDPKKAMAMKKEPQKKIFVGGLNPETTEERIREYFGAFGEIETIELPMDPKTNKRRGFVFITFKEEESVKKILEKKYHNVSGTKDLNGKEGLCEIKVAQPKEVYQQQQYGGRFGGRGRGRGGQGQNWNQGYNNYWNQGYGNQGYGYGGQQGYGGYGGYGNYDYSAGYYGGGYDYNQGSTSYGKTPRRGGHQSSYKPY; from the exons ATGTCAGACGCCGAGCAGCAGTATATGGAGACATCGGAAAATGGCCACGAGGGCGAGGAGGATCTGAACGAAGCCGGGGAGGCTGCAGCGCACGCAGAAGCCGGCGCCGACGGAACGGCCGGGAATGACGAAGACTCTCAAAATGGTGCATCGGACGGCGGGCAAATTGATGCGAGCAAAGGAGAAGAAGATGCGGG GAAAATGTTTGTCGGGGGGCTCAGCTGGGACACTAGTAAAAAGGATCTTAAAGATTACTTCTCCAAATTTGGAGAGGTGACAGACTGCACCATCAAAATGGACCCCAACACCGGAAGATCAAGAGGATTCGGGTTCATTCTGTTCAAAGAGTCGGCTAGTGTAGACAAG GTTTTGGCGCAAAAAGAGCACAGATTGGACGGACGACAGATTGACCCCAAGAAAGCGATGGCAATGAAGAAAGAACCCCAGAAGAAGATCTTTGTTGGCGGTCTTAACCCTGAAACTACAGAAGAGAGGATCCGCGAGTATTTCGGTGCCTTTGGCGAG ATCGAGACTATTGAGCTTCCAATGGATCCAAAGACGAATAAAAGGAGAGGGTTTGTCTTCATCACCTTTAAGGAAGAAGAATCTGTTAAGAAAATTCTTGAGAAGAAATATCACAACGTCAGTGGAACAAAGGACTTAAATGGGAAAGAAGGCCTT TGCGAGATTAAAGTTGCACAGCCTAAGGAAGTGTACCAGCAGCAGCAGTATGGAGGCCGCTTTGGAGGTCGAGGAAGGGGACGTGGAG gcCAAGGTCAGAACTGGAATCAGGGCTACAATAACTACTGGAACCAAGGCTATGGTAACCAAGGTTATGGCTACGGTGGGCAGCAAGGCTACGGTGGATATGGAGGCTACGGCAACTATGATTATTCAGCAGGCTACTACGGCGGTGGATATGACTACA ACCAGGGCAGTACAAGCTATGGAAAAACTCCGAGACGTGGGGGTCACCAGAGTAGCTACAAGCCATACTGA
- the LOC127412726 gene encoding heterogeneous nuclear ribonucleoprotein A/B-like isoform X2, with product MSDAEQQYMETSENGHEGEEDLNEAGEAAAHAEAGADGTAGNDEDSQNGASDGGQIDASKGEEDAGKMFVGGLSWDTSKKDLKDYFSKFGEVTDCTIKMDPNTGRSRGFGFILFKESASVDKVLAQKEHRLDGRQIDPKKAMAMKKEPQKKIFVGGLNPETTEERIREYFGAFGEIETIELPMDPKTNKRRGFVFITFKEEESVKKILEKKYHNVSGTKDLNGKEGLCEIKVAQPKEVYQQQQYGGRFGGRGRGRGGQGQNWNQGYNNYWNQGYGNQGYGYGGQQGYGGYGGYGNYDYSAGYYGGGYDYSRKTTEEPVIWSQ from the exons ATGTCAGACGCCGAGCAGCAGTATATGGAGACATCGGAAAATGGCCACGAGGGCGAGGAGGATCTGAACGAAGCCGGGGAGGCTGCAGCGCACGCAGAAGCCGGCGCCGACGGAACGGCCGGGAATGACGAAGACTCTCAAAATGGTGCATCGGACGGCGGGCAAATTGATGCGAGCAAAGGAGAAGAAGATGCGGG GAAAATGTTTGTCGGGGGGCTCAGCTGGGACACTAGTAAAAAGGATCTTAAAGATTACTTCTCCAAATTTGGAGAGGTGACAGACTGCACCATCAAAATGGACCCCAACACCGGAAGATCAAGAGGATTCGGGTTCATTCTGTTCAAAGAGTCGGCTAGTGTAGACAAG GTTTTGGCGCAAAAAGAGCACAGATTGGACGGACGACAGATTGACCCCAAGAAAGCGATGGCAATGAAGAAAGAACCCCAGAAGAAGATCTTTGTTGGCGGTCTTAACCCTGAAACTACAGAAGAGAGGATCCGCGAGTATTTCGGTGCCTTTGGCGAG ATCGAGACTATTGAGCTTCCAATGGATCCAAAGACGAATAAAAGGAGAGGGTTTGTCTTCATCACCTTTAAGGAAGAAGAATCTGTTAAGAAAATTCTTGAGAAGAAATATCACAACGTCAGTGGAACAAAGGACTTAAATGGGAAAGAAGGCCTT TGCGAGATTAAAGTTGCACAGCCTAAGGAAGTGTACCAGCAGCAGCAGTATGGAGGCCGCTTTGGAGGTCGAGGAAGGGGACGTGGAG gcCAAGGTCAGAACTGGAATCAGGGCTACAATAACTACTGGAACCAAGGCTATGGTAACCAAGGTTATGGCTACGGTGGGCAGCAAGGCTACGGTGGATATGGAGGCTACGGCAACTATGATTATTCAGCAGGCTACTACGGCGGTGGATATGACTACA GTCGTAAAACTACAGAGGAACCAGTGATCTGGTCACAGTGA